From Curtobacterium sp. SGAir0471, the proteins below share one genomic window:
- a CDS encoding helix-turn-helix domain-containing protein: protein MSDTTTVVTPTEPAVSAPTAPLREVGALIRGARKGRSMTQSQLAERVGTSQSAINRIEQGGQNLSLEMLTRISDALDQQIVSIGGAPQRAHLRVQGGRKLSGSIAVNSSKNAAVALLCASLLNRGVTRLHKVARIVEVDRIIDVLRSLGATVTWSEDGEVLEIVAPSDLHLDAIDADAARRTRSVLMFLGPLSGRYGSFRLPYAGGCDLGTRTVEPHLIALRPFGVDVEATSGWYEVDVANTEVPTKSVVLTERGDTVTENAILAAAARDGVTTIRNASPNYMVQDLCFFLELLGVQVEGIGSTTLRITGRSRIDEVVDYWPSEDPVEAMSLLTAGIVTESTLTVTRAPIEFLEIELATLAEMGLRFDVSDEYAAANGRTRLVDITVHPSELHAPIDKIHAMPFPGLNIDNLPFFVVIAAMAEGTTLVHDWVYEGRAIHLLDLTRLGASVTLRDPHRLDVTGPTHFSGAEVSCPPALRPAVVILLAMLAAKGESVLRNVGIIARGYEQLQERLNSLGASIETFHD, encoded by the coding sequence ATGTCCGACACCACCACCGTCGTCACGCCCACCGAGCCGGCCGTGTCTGCACCCACCGCTCCCCTGCGCGAGGTCGGCGCCCTGATCCGGGGCGCCCGCAAGGGTCGCAGCATGACCCAGTCCCAGCTCGCCGAACGTGTCGGGACCAGCCAGAGCGCGATCAACCGCATCGAGCAGGGCGGTCAGAACCTGTCGCTCGAGATGCTCACGCGCATCAGCGACGCCCTCGACCAGCAGATCGTGTCCATCGGCGGTGCCCCGCAGCGCGCGCACCTCCGCGTGCAGGGCGGTCGGAAGCTCAGCGGTTCGATCGCGGTGAACTCGAGCAAGAACGCCGCGGTCGCACTGCTCTGCGCGTCCCTGCTCAACCGCGGGGTCACCCGTCTGCACAAGGTCGCCCGCATCGTCGAGGTCGACCGCATCATCGACGTGCTCCGCAGCCTCGGCGCGACCGTCACGTGGTCGGAGGACGGCGAGGTGCTCGAGATCGTCGCGCCGTCCGACCTGCACCTCGACGCGATCGACGCCGACGCGGCCCGTCGCACCCGCAGCGTGCTCATGTTCCTCGGTCCGCTCAGCGGCCGCTACGGCTCGTTCCGCCTGCCCTACGCCGGCGGCTGCGACCTCGGCACCCGCACGGTCGAGCCGCACCTCATCGCACTCCGCCCGTTCGGCGTCGACGTCGAGGCGACCTCGGGCTGGTACGAGGTCGACGTGGCGAACACCGAGGTGCCGACGAAGTCCGTCGTGCTGACCGAGCGCGGCGACACCGTCACCGAGAACGCGATCCTCGCGGCGGCCGCACGCGACGGCGTCACGACGATCCGCAACGCCAGCCCCAACTACATGGTGCAGGACCTCTGCTTCTTCCTCGAGCTCCTCGGTGTGCAGGTCGAGGGCATCGGCTCGACGACGCTCCGCATCACCGGTAGGAGCCGGATCGACGAGGTCGTCGACTACTGGCCGAGCGAGGACCCGGTCGAGGCGATGAGCCTCCTGACCGCGGGCATCGTCACCGAGTCGACCCTCACGGTGACCCGTGCGCCGATCGAGTTCCTCGAGATCGAGCTGGCGACCCTGGCCGAGATGGGCCTGCGCTTCGACGTCAGCGACGAGTACGCCGCCGCCAACGGCCGCACCCGCCTGGTCGACATCACGGTGCACCCGTCCGAGCTGCACGCGCCGATCGACAAGATCCACGCGATGCCGTTCCCCGGCCTGAACATCGACAACCTGCCGTTCTTCGTCGTCATCGCGGCGATGGCGGAGGGCACCACGCTCGTGCACGACTGGGTGTACGAGGGTCGGGCGATCCACCTGCTCGACCTCACGCGCCTCGGCGCGAGCGTGACCCTGCGCGACCCGCACCGTCTCGACGTCACCGGTCCGACGCACTTCTCGGGAGCCGAGGTCAGCTGCCCGCCGGCGCTGCGTCCCGCGGTCGTGATCCTGCTGGCGATGCTCGCGGCGAAGGGCGAGAGCGTCCTGCGCAACGTCGGCATCATCGCCCGCGGCTACGAGCAGCTGCAGGAGCGCCTCAACTCGCTCGGTGCGTCGATCGAGACGTTCCACGACTGA
- the fliN gene encoding flagellar motor switch protein FliN, with translation MSATTTLHATAADQLAAQLPTAAPLTAVPLPGGATSVVLEAAVDGVVASFVGGLSADLALVLTDLGAVVAAGGADAGLVDVTDVLRPSLEAAATVLGVGVLGDARRESAASLFADPETVVFELTAGGVPGGWFGLRVRENGTVSAPLAAGAVPAGNLGRINNVEMTLTVEIGRTRMSVRDVLGMEPGAVVELDRSAGAPADVLLNGRLIAHGEVVVVDQDYAVRITRILDVAEAV, from the coding sequence ATGAGCGCCACCACCACCCTCCACGCCACCGCGGCCGACCAGCTCGCCGCGCAGCTCCCGACGGCGGCGCCCCTCACCGCCGTGCCCCTGCCGGGAGGCGCGACCTCGGTCGTCCTCGAGGCCGCGGTCGACGGCGTGGTCGCGTCCTTCGTCGGCGGCCTCTCCGCGGACCTCGCGCTGGTCCTGACCGACCTCGGCGCCGTCGTCGCCGCGGGCGGCGCCGACGCCGGCCTGGTCGACGTCACCGACGTGCTCCGTCCGTCGCTCGAGGCCGCGGCCACCGTTCTGGGCGTCGGCGTGCTGGGCGACGCCCGCCGCGAGTCCGCCGCGTCCCTGTTCGCCGACCCGGAGACGGTCGTGTTCGAGCTCACCGCGGGCGGGGTCCCCGGCGGCTGGTTCGGCCTGCGCGTCCGCGAGAACGGCACGGTCTCGGCACCGCTCGCCGCCGGCGCGGTCCCCGCCGGCAACCTCGGCCGCATCAACAACGTCGAGATGACCCTGACCGTCGAGATCGGCCGCACCCGGATGTCGGTGCGCGACGTGCTCGGCATGGAGCCCGGTGCGGTGGTCGAGCTCGACCGCAGTGCCGGCGCCCCCGCCGACGTGCTGCTCAACGGCCGGCTCATCGCCCACGGCGAGGTGGTCGTCGTCGACCAGGACTACGCGGTCCGCATCACGAGGATCCTCGACGTCGCCGAGGCGGTCTGA
- a CDS encoding flagellar FlbD family protein, producing MIVVTRLNGSAFAVNPDLVERIQETPDTTLIMVDGAKYIVRESMAEVIGLVAAYRARIVGMAYGTDAATTATGPQPTLAPVAPLAAGRRDGGR from the coding sequence ATGATCGTCGTCACACGACTCAACGGCAGCGCATTCGCTGTCAACCCCGACCTCGTGGAGCGCATCCAGGAGACACCGGACACGACGCTCATCATGGTCGACGGCGCCAAGTACATCGTCCGCGAGTCCATGGCCGAGGTCATCGGCCTCGTCGCTGCCTACCGCGCCCGGATCGTCGGCATGGCCTACGGCACGGACGCCGCGACGACCGCGACCGGACCGCAGCCCACGCTCGCCCCGGTCGCGCCGCTCGCCGCCGGACGCCGGGACGGGGGTCGCTGA
- a CDS encoding flagellar motor switch protein FliM: MTETLPAPEVYDFARPSTLAREHARVLELAFETFARQWGTQLTAKVRAVSQVTCEQVSMTTYDEYAASLPALTGMVLLPIADTAPKGVLQVPLDAALTWVSHALGASKPLPTPERTFTPIEQALVRKIVEDALDDLRYSFGGLLAHEVTTGGFQFNSQFAQAAQKGDLMIVAAFSIRVGDRVAPGTLALPAEAVLPQLGEDATSVSAADARALLDAQLANVPVGVSLHFAPAAVLPTQVLRLAVGDVLPLPHPQHRPLTIAVDGEPVGTAAVGANGSRLAGIVVTTTDPEQHA; the protein is encoded by the coding sequence GTGACCGAGACCCTGCCCGCGCCCGAGGTGTACGACTTCGCGCGCCCGTCGACGCTCGCCCGCGAGCACGCACGGGTGCTCGAGCTCGCCTTCGAGACGTTCGCGCGGCAGTGGGGCACGCAGCTCACCGCGAAGGTGCGCGCCGTCAGCCAGGTCACCTGCGAGCAGGTCTCGATGACGACGTACGACGAGTACGCCGCGTCGCTGCCCGCCCTGACCGGCATGGTCCTGCTGCCGATCGCCGACACCGCACCGAAGGGCGTGCTCCAGGTCCCGCTCGACGCCGCGCTGACGTGGGTGTCGCACGCCCTCGGCGCCTCGAAGCCGCTGCCGACCCCGGAGCGCACCTTCACGCCCATCGAGCAGGCGCTCGTGCGGAAGATCGTCGAGGACGCCCTCGACGACCTCCGTTACTCGTTCGGTGGACTCCTGGCGCACGAGGTCACCACCGGCGGATTCCAGTTCAACAGCCAGTTCGCCCAGGCCGCGCAGAAGGGCGACCTGATGATCGTCGCCGCGTTCTCGATCCGGGTCGGCGACCGGGTCGCCCCCGGCACGCTCGCGCTGCCGGCCGAGGCCGTGTTGCCCCAGCTCGGCGAGGACGCGACGAGCGTCTCCGCCGCCGACGCCCGGGCCCTGCTCGACGCCCAGCTCGCGAACGTCCCGGTCGGCGTCAGCCTGCACTTCGCCCCCGCCGCCGTGCTGCCCACGCAGGTGCTCCGGCTGGCCGTCGGTGACGTCCTGCCGCTGCCGCACCCGCAGCACCGGCCCCTCACCATCGCGGTCGACGGCGAACCCGTCGGCACCGCGGCCGTCGGCGCGAACGGCTCGCGCCTAGCCGGCATCGTCGTCACCACCACCGATCCGGAGCAGCACGCATGA
- a CDS encoding motility protein A, which translates to MDIATIVGILLAFGALFGMAQMEHVEMAGLFLPAPMLLVFVATIGCGVASTTMKDALAAFKTVPKAFTGKVTPPQTVIDDVVGLAETARANGLLALEQEADKHDDPFMKKALQNIADGTDGDELRILLEDEIESNAAPMRSASAFFMGLGGFAPTVGIIGTVVSLTHVLANLGKPDELGPLIASAFVATLWGLLTANFLWLPFGGKLRKLAQLEADRQTLLMEGLLAVQAGSQPRLLGERLTAMVPPAARGAGGKDGKAVKASADDQQLAA; encoded by the coding sequence GTGGACATCGCAACGATCGTCGGGATCCTCCTCGCCTTCGGGGCCCTGTTCGGCATGGCACAGATGGAGCACGTCGAGATGGCGGGCCTGTTCCTGCCGGCTCCGATGCTCCTCGTCTTCGTCGCGACCATCGGCTGCGGGGTCGCGAGCACGACCATGAAGGACGCCCTCGCAGCCTTCAAGACGGTGCCGAAGGCGTTCACCGGCAAGGTGACCCCGCCGCAGACCGTCATCGACGACGTCGTCGGGCTCGCCGAGACCGCCCGGGCGAACGGCCTGCTCGCGCTCGAGCAGGAAGCCGACAAGCACGACGACCCGTTCATGAAGAAGGCCCTGCAGAACATCGCGGACGGCACCGACGGTGACGAGCTCCGGATCCTGCTCGAGGACGAGATCGAGTCGAACGCGGCACCGATGCGGAGCGCCAGCGCGTTCTTCATGGGCCTGGGCGGCTTCGCCCCGACGGTCGGCATCATCGGCACCGTCGTCTCGCTCACCCACGTGCTGGCGAACCTCGGGAAGCCCGACGAGCTCGGCCCGCTCATCGCGAGCGCGTTCGTCGCGACGCTCTGGGGCCTGCTCACCGCGAACTTCCTCTGGCTGCCGTTCGGCGGCAAGCTCCGGAAGCTCGCGCAGCTCGAGGCCGACCGGCAGACCCTGCTCATGGAGGGCCTGCTCGCGGTGCAGGCCGGCAGTCAGCCCCGACTGCTCGGCGAGCGGCTCACCGCGATGGTCCCCCCCGCCGCCCGCGGTGCCGGTGGCAAGGACGGGAAGGCCGTGAAGGCCTCCGCCGACGACCAGCAGCTGGCGGCCTGA
- the fliP gene encoding flagellar type III secretion system pore protein FliP (The bacterial flagellar biogenesis protein FliP forms a type III secretion system (T3SS)-type pore required for flagellar assembly.) — MTAAVRTGRTATLVVLGLATVAGLVILTATGAHAVGVTEPTAPATPTAPASGDFSVSVNGPDGTPSSAIVTLLGITLLSVAPALLLMMTSFTKIFVVLAMTRNALGLQGIPPNQVIAGLALFLSLFVMAPVLGHINDDALQPYLAGHIDFAKAVEVGTKPLRTFMLHQTREEDVALITRAAGQANPKDLDAVPMTTVIPAFVISELRSAFIIGFVIFIPFLVIDLVVSAALMSMGMMMLPPVMISLPFKILLFVLVDGWGLIITSLIESYQVVH, encoded by the coding sequence GTGACGGCCGCCGTCCGGACCGGCCGCACCGCCACCCTCGTCGTCCTCGGGCTCGCGACGGTCGCCGGCCTCGTCATCCTCACCGCCACCGGCGCGCACGCCGTCGGCGTGACGGAGCCGACCGCCCCGGCGACCCCGACCGCACCCGCCAGCGGCGACTTCAGCGTCAGCGTGAACGGACCCGACGGCACGCCGTCCTCGGCCATCGTCACGCTCCTCGGCATCACCCTGCTCAGCGTCGCACCGGCGCTGCTGCTCATGATGACGTCGTTCACGAAGATCTTCGTGGTGCTCGCGATGACCCGGAACGCCCTCGGGCTCCAGGGCATCCCGCCGAACCAGGTGATCGCCGGGCTCGCACTGTTCCTGTCGCTCTTCGTGATGGCGCCGGTGCTCGGGCACATCAACGACGACGCGCTGCAGCCCTACCTGGCCGGGCACATCGACTTCGCGAAGGCGGTCGAGGTCGGCACGAAACCGCTGCGGACGTTCATGCTGCACCAGACCCGCGAGGAGGACGTCGCGCTCATCACGCGCGCCGCCGGCCAGGCGAACCCGAAGGACCTCGACGCGGTGCCCATGACGACCGTCATCCCGGCGTTCGTGATCTCCGAGCTCCGGAGCGCCTTCATCATCGGGTTCGTCATCTTCATCCCGTTCCTCGTCATCGACCTCGTCGTCTCCGCCGCGCTCATGTCGATGGGCATGATGATGCTGCCGCCGGTGATGATCTCGCTGCCGTTCAAGATCCTGCTGTTCGTCCTCGTCGACGGGTGGGGGCTCATCATCACGTCCCTCATCGAGAGCTACCAGGTGGTGCACTGA
- a CDS encoding FliO/MopB family protein — MDTLWITLRVAVSLGVVLALMWVLHRRATKGGLGSAKARGRRSAAVEVVGRQGIGGKASVVVVDVEGERLVLGVSEQSVSLLRSGPTPAPELTIVTGPVVLPTEPRTPAPATTADRFRAELERQAHATTGLPADTRTERATGTAADTAETGTAATPLPMRPRGSDRRPARTVVPTAQQLQGSVLSADTWRQAAAALRGRRAG; from the coding sequence GTGGACACCCTCTGGATCACCCTCCGGGTCGCCGTCTCGCTCGGCGTCGTGCTCGCCCTGATGTGGGTGCTGCACCGCCGTGCGACGAAGGGCGGGCTCGGATCCGCGAAGGCCCGCGGACGCCGCTCCGCCGCGGTCGAGGTCGTCGGTCGGCAGGGGATCGGCGGCAAGGCAAGCGTCGTCGTCGTGGACGTCGAGGGCGAGCGACTCGTGCTCGGTGTGTCCGAGCAGAGCGTCTCGCTGCTCCGGAGCGGCCCGACGCCAGCGCCCGAGCTGACCATCGTGACCGGCCCGGTGGTCCTGCCGACCGAGCCGCGCACGCCGGCGCCGGCCACGACCGCCGACCGGTTCCGCGCGGAGCTGGAGCGTCAGGCGCACGCGACCACGGGCCTCCCGGCCGACACGCGCACCGAGCGCGCGACCGGCACCGCGGCGGACACTGCCGAGACGGGCACTGCCGCGACGCCGCTCCCGATGCGGCCCCGTGGCAGCGACCGACGGCCCGCACGCACCGTCGTGCCGACCGCGCAGCAGCTGCAGGGCTCCGTGCTCTCCGCCGACACGTGGCGGCAGGCCGCGGCCGCGCTCCGGGGCCGGCGGGCCGGGTGA
- a CDS encoding OmpA/MotB family protein, with amino-acid sequence MSANPRGRGRGRKKGGHDEAEHPDERWMASYMDMITVLMCMFLVLFAMSSVDQEKYIALKNSLATGFGEVKSEKVDTASGTIVSKSQVTKDGKGYATDKSDADHSTAASGADDTNVDPASTAVPPVASKADLAAAQRELDDLKAIEAAIQGNLDQAGESSKVQFAVDDRGLTVRLVGSETYFATNSADLSDQARRIMDAIAPVLKTSGHDVSVEGHADQRNSTAPYATNWELSAARATGVLRDLVERGGMPADHVQSVGFGSSRPLAKGASDADNTLNRRVDIVVLSNQDQDVSELMPALATAQDGARQG; translated from the coding sequence GTGAGCGCGAACCCCCGCGGACGTGGTCGCGGCCGGAAGAAGGGCGGCCACGACGAGGCCGAGCACCCGGACGAGCGCTGGATGGCGTCCTACATGGACATGATCACGGTGCTCATGTGCATGTTCCTCGTGCTCTTCGCGATGTCGTCGGTCGACCAGGAGAAGTACATCGCGCTGAAGAACTCGCTCGCGACGGGCTTCGGCGAGGTCAAGTCCGAGAAGGTCGACACCGCCTCGGGCACGATCGTGTCGAAGTCGCAGGTGACGAAGGACGGCAAGGGGTACGCGACGGACAAGTCGGACGCCGACCACTCGACCGCTGCGTCCGGCGCCGACGACACGAACGTCGACCCGGCGTCGACCGCCGTGCCGCCGGTGGCGTCGAAGGCCGACCTGGCCGCGGCGCAGCGGGAGCTCGACGACCTCAAGGCGATCGAGGCGGCGATCCAGGGGAACCTCGACCAGGCGGGGGAGTCGTCGAAGGTGCAGTTCGCCGTCGACGACCGCGGTCTGACGGTCCGGCTCGTCGGCAGCGAGACGTACTTCGCGACGAACAGCGCGGACCTGTCCGACCAGGCCCGCCGGATCATGGACGCGATCGCCCCGGTCCTGAAGACCAGCGGGCACGACGTCAGCGTCGAGGGCCACGCCGACCAGCGGAACTCCACCGCGCCGTACGCGACAAACTGGGAGCTCAGCGCCGCCCGCGCGACCGGCGTGCTGCGTGACCTGGTCGAGCGCGGCGGGATGCCGGCCGACCACGTGCAGAGCGTCGGGTTCGGATCGAGCCGCCCGCTCGCGAAGGGCGCCAGCGACGCGGACAACACCCTGAACCGCCGGGTCGACATCGTGGTGCTGTCGAACCAGGACCAGGACGTCAGCGAGCTGATGCCGGCCCTCGCGACCGCGCAGGACGGAGCACGCCAGGGCTGA
- a CDS encoding EscU/YscU/HrcU family type III secretion system export apparatus switch protein, with protein sequence MSDGGSGERSEKATQKRMQEVHRKGQLGRSQDLGAWVGIATAALVMPAAIGNAAGAGEQQLRAVQHVVADPTIPAVRQALSDALGSVAATVGPMLAVVAVAVAAVSVAQGGVHFRRMTPQPDHFDPVAGFKRVFGVQALWNGVKALLKTAVVGLVLWFAVQSLVPVLMTSGSLPLSSVLDAARDGTGTLLRAAVAAGLLLAAVDVLVVVRRNRKRTMMTKQEVKDESKRTDGDPLVKGQRRSRQLAMSRNRMIAAVGDADVVMTNPTHYAVALRYEPGKSAPRVVAKGAGPVADVIRSTAETSRVPIVRDVPLTRALHAACELGQEVPVDLYTPVARVLSFVMALKARGAAAGTHAAPTPTTADEVATVLDPTTLTGDARPRRLRTRPSTTEGAPA encoded by the coding sequence GTGTCCGACGGAGGGAGCGGGGAACGCTCCGAGAAGGCCACCCAGAAGCGGATGCAGGAGGTGCACCGCAAGGGGCAGCTCGGCCGGTCGCAGGACCTCGGCGCCTGGGTGGGCATCGCGACGGCGGCGCTGGTCATGCCCGCGGCGATCGGCAACGCCGCCGGTGCGGGGGAGCAGCAGCTCCGCGCCGTGCAGCACGTCGTCGCCGACCCGACGATCCCCGCGGTCCGGCAGGCCCTGTCCGACGCGCTCGGGTCCGTCGCCGCGACCGTCGGCCCGATGCTCGCGGTCGTCGCGGTCGCCGTCGCCGCGGTGTCGGTCGCGCAGGGCGGCGTGCACTTCCGACGGATGACCCCGCAGCCCGACCACTTCGACCCGGTCGCCGGGTTCAAGCGGGTCTTCGGGGTGCAGGCGCTCTGGAACGGCGTGAAGGCGCTGCTCAAGACCGCCGTCGTCGGACTCGTCCTCTGGTTCGCCGTGCAGTCGCTCGTGCCCGTCCTGATGACGAGCGGCTCGCTGCCGCTGTCGTCCGTGCTCGACGCGGCGCGGGACGGCACCGGCACCCTGCTCCGCGCCGCGGTCGCCGCCGGGCTCCTGCTCGCCGCGGTCGACGTCCTCGTGGTCGTCCGCCGCAACCGGAAGCGCACGATGATGACCAAGCAGGAGGTCAAGGACGAGTCGAAGCGCACCGACGGCGACCCGCTCGTGAAGGGGCAGCGTCGCTCCCGCCAGCTGGCGATGAGCCGCAACCGGATGATCGCCGCGGTCGGGGACGCCGACGTCGTCATGACCAACCCCACGCACTACGCGGTCGCGCTCCGCTACGAGCCCGGGAAGTCCGCGCCACGGGTGGTCGCGAAGGGCGCCGGGCCCGTCGCCGACGTCATCCGGTCCACCGCCGAGACGTCCCGCGTGCCGATCGTCCGCGACGTCCCCCTGACCCGGGCGCTGCACGCGGCCTGCGAGCTCGGGCAGGAGGTCCCGGTCGACCTCTACACGCCGGTCGCCCGGGTGCTCTCGTTCGTCATGGCCCTCAAGGCCCGCGGTGCGGCCGCCGGCACGCACGCCGCGCCGACACCGACCACCGCCGACGAGGTCGCGACCGTCCTCGACCCCACCACGCTCACCGGCGACGCCCGACCACGGCGCCTCCGCACCCGTCCGTCCACCACCGAAGGGGCACCCGCATGA
- a CDS encoding flagellar biosynthetic protein FliR gives MDLAIDADQLEATVLAGVRLVAFFVIAPPFAYRAFPGTVKVILGLGLAIGVAPRVGLGYTALDTGGFLLALLTQLLVGLGLGFLVYLVFAAVQSAGGLIDLFGGFTLAQAYDPQSQVNGAQFTRLFQMASLALLFASGGYQLIVAGLVRSFDAVPLVAADGSPGTLAMGGFASVLVHAASQMFLAALQIAGPLVVVLFLADVGLGLLTRVAPALNAFQLGFPIKIGLTVVFAGALFMALPAVVSSLTGDAVAAITGRG, from the coding sequence GTGGACCTCGCCATCGACGCCGACCAGCTCGAAGCCACCGTGCTCGCCGGGGTCCGACTCGTCGCCTTCTTCGTCATCGCGCCGCCGTTCGCGTACAGGGCGTTCCCCGGCACGGTGAAGGTGATCCTCGGGCTCGGGCTGGCGATCGGTGTCGCACCGCGCGTCGGGCTCGGGTACACCGCGCTCGACACCGGCGGGTTCCTGCTCGCCCTGCTCACCCAGCTGCTCGTCGGCCTCGGGCTCGGGTTCCTCGTGTACCTGGTGTTCGCCGCCGTGCAGTCGGCCGGTGGGCTGATCGACCTGTTCGGCGGCTTCACCCTGGCGCAGGCGTACGACCCGCAGTCCCAGGTGAACGGCGCGCAGTTCACCCGGCTGTTCCAGATGGCGTCCCTCGCGCTGCTCTTCGCCAGCGGCGGGTACCAGCTCATCGTCGCCGGGCTCGTCCGGTCCTTCGACGCGGTGCCGCTCGTCGCCGCGGACGGGTCACCCGGGACCCTCGCGATGGGCGGCTTCGCGTCGGTCCTGGTGCACGCCGCGTCGCAGATGTTCCTCGCGGCGCTGCAGATCGCCGGGCCGCTCGTCGTCGTGCTCTTCCTCGCCGACGTCGGCCTCGGGCTCCTCACCCGCGTCGCCCCTGCGCTCAACGCCTTCCAGCTGGGCTTCCCGATCAAGATCGGGCTCACCGTCGTCTTCGCCGGCGCGCTCTTCATGGCCCTGCCGGCCGTCGTGTCGTCCCTGACCGGCGACGCGGTCGCCGCGATCACCGGGCGGGGGTGA
- the fliQ gene encoding flagellar biosynthesis protein FliQ — MNQQAVVDLTLQALVVAGKLAAPVLVTSLVVGFAISLFQSVTQIQEVTLSFVPKAVAVAIALVVCGNWMIAEMIAFTHAAFDMIPKLLGT, encoded by the coding sequence ATGAACCAGCAGGCGGTCGTCGACCTGACCCTCCAGGCGCTCGTGGTGGCGGGCAAGCTCGCGGCACCGGTGCTCGTGACGTCCCTCGTCGTCGGCTTCGCGATCTCGCTGTTCCAGTCCGTGACGCAGATCCAGGAGGTGACGCTCTCGTTCGTGCCGAAGGCCGTCGCCGTGGCGATCGCACTGGTCGTCTGCGGCAACTGGATGATCGCCGAGATGATCGCGTTCACCCACGCCGCGTTCGACATGATCCCGAAGCTCCTCGGGACGTAG
- a CDS encoding RNA polymerase sigma factor has translation MTRPPGTGDAALLAAIATGDRGALATAFDHHAPTLTRYAWALADDRAGVAALVQDSFASLWQQAGTIAVDEVGLLPWLLVTCRDHWAASTSTDRHRDPADAQHRLRFVLDEVAALGPVARQVVEACIVGGRSFAEAVRTPPLPLPRITGPSRRSAADPRKAVDDREH, from the coding sequence GTGACACGACCACCCGGCACCGGTGACGCGGCGCTGCTCGCTGCCATCGCGACCGGCGATCGTGGTGCGCTCGCGACCGCGTTCGACCACCACGCGCCGACCCTGACGCGCTACGCCTGGGCCCTCGCCGACGACCGCGCGGGCGTCGCCGCGCTCGTGCAGGACAGTTTCGCGAGCCTCTGGCAGCAGGCCGGGACCATCGCGGTCGACGAGGTCGGTCTGCTTCCGTGGCTCCTCGTGACCTGCCGCGACCACTGGGCAGCCTCGACGTCGACCGACCGGCACCGGGACCCCGCCGACGCCCAGCACCGACTGCGGTTCGTGCTCGACGAAGTTGCGGCGCTCGGCCCCGTCGCCCGCCAGGTCGTCGAGGCCTGCATCGTCGGTGGTCGATCCTTCGCCGAGGCGGTCCGTACACCTCCGCTTCCACTCCCCCGCATCACGGGGCCCTCCCGACGCAGCGCCGCGGACCCCAGGAAGGCGGTGGACGACCGTGAACACTGA